The Rhodococcus sp. ABRD24 genome contains the following window.
GTGAGGCCGATAGTCGATCCTGCGAGCGAGATCCGCGACCGCGTGCAGTTCATCAAGGACTATCTGCGATCCACCCCCGCGCAGGGCCTCGTACTCGGGATCAGCGGCGGCCAGGACAGCACGCTCGCCGGACGGCTCAGCCAGCTGGCCGCCGAGGAACTGCGGGCTGAGGGCCATTCCGCCGAATTCATCACCGTCCGCCTGCCGTACGGGACGCAGTTCGACGAGGAGGACGCGCAGGTGGCCCTGAAGTTCATCGCGCCGGACCGCTCGCTGACCGTCAACGTGAAGCCCGGCGCCGACGCGACGATCGCCGAAGCATCGCAGGCAATGCGCGGACTCCTCGGCGACGGCGGACTGCTGCGGGACTTCGTGCGCGGCAACATCAAAGCGCGCGAGCGGATGATGATCCAGTACGCAATTGCCGGAGAGCTCGGGTATCTCGTGGTAGGCACCGATCACGCTGCCGAAGCGCTCACCGGGTTCTTCACCAAGTTCGGCGACGGCGGCGTGGACCTGACCCCGCTCACCGGGCTCACGAAGCGTCAGGGCGCAGCCCTGCTGCGCGAGCTCGGCGCGCCCGACAGCACATGGCGCAAGGTGCCGACCGCAGACCTCGAGGACAACCGGCCGTCCCTGCCCGACGAGGTCGCATTGGGCGTGACCTACACCGAAATCGACGACTACCTCGAGGGCAAGACCGTGACCGCCGAAATCGCCGAGAAGCTGGAGCGGATGTATCTGAACACGCGCCACAAACGGACCGTCCCGGTCACGCCACTCGACACGTGGTGGCGCGAGAACTGACACATTCCCGGCGGGCGGGGTCAGCCCCAGCGATCGCCTTCACCAGATCCGAGGCGTTCCTCGGCGGCGAGTATCGACGCGGGCGCGGGCTGGCACTGGGACGACTGGAAGCACGCCCGGGACGAGAACCTGGCAGCAGCATCCGAGAAGGCGGGGGCGCGCTGCTGGGACACTACGACGACCCGCCGGGCGGGGACTACATCGAGGAGCGCGACGGCGAACCCTGGACCGACAACGACGCGGCTTGACCTGCACTGATGGCATGTCCCGCCCGCGTGGGTGGGGAAGGAAACTGATGCCGACGATGCGGACTGTGGTGATCGAGTGGACCGAGGTTTTTAGGTGTGGGGGCCGTTTTGGTGTGTGAGCTGGGGTGATGGCGTGTCCCGGGTGGGGCCGGCGGTTGCGGGGTGGGTGGGGCCGGCACTTTGGGCGGGTGTGTGGTGTGGGTGGTGTGCTCGGGCCGGGCGGGGTGGCCTGGGGGTGGTGTGTGGTGCGCGTAGGGGCGGCGTGAGGGCGGGTTTTGAATTGTCTTGTGGTGCAAAAACATTTGTGAATCAAATTGGTACATCCGCGGTCGGGAGTTCTTGCGCAGTGTGATGTGTTGGCGTGCACGATTTCGGGCCGTGGCGCGGGCGCGCGCAGTGCGTCCCCGTCTCGCTTTCCCCACGGCGGACCTCGCGAGGGTGACGGTGAACAATCTTGGCGAGAATGCTATTTCGGTTTCGAGTGGAGCGCAGCGACGCGATCGACGGCAGCTTGACGCCACCGCCATCGAGCCGCACAGCGGCTCCCTGGCAGGGACCGCAGCGACCCGCTCCATCTCGGGGAGCGACGCACCCAGTCGTCCCTCCGTCCACTCACCCGTCGATGACAGTCAGGTTGGCCATACCGTGCAGCGAGGAAACATCTGTGACGTGTGATCCGGAGAGTTCGAGCATTCTCAGATGCGGCAAGCCGGCCAGTGGCGAGACGTCCGTGATCGAGGTCCCCTCGAGGTCGAGCCAGGTCAGGCCCGTCAGACCCGCCAACGCAGCCACATCGACCACCTCGGTCCCCGCGAGCTTGAGGCAGGTGAGGCCGCTCAGGCCCCCCAGGGGGTCGACGTCCCGGAGTGGCGTCCAGCGCAGGTCCAGAAACTCAAGTCCGGTCAGACTGGCAAGCGGGGACACATCATTGACCTCCGTTCCGCTGAGGTAGAGATGGGTGAGACCGTGCAGACCCGCCAACGGGGACAGCTCCCGCACAGGCGACCAACGCAGGTCGAGCCTCTGCAACGCGGTCAGCGTCGACAGCGGGCGAAGATCGATCACTGCCTCTCCATGCAATCGCAGTTCGGTCAGGTTCGACAGTTCGGACAAAGGGGCCAAATCCGCCGCGGGCAGCTGATCAAGCTCGAGGAACGCAGTCCGGGCGATGGCTTCAGACTCCAGAGGTGTCGAGATCGGACGGCCCAGCTGCGCGTTCACCGCAGCAAGCACACCAGCCGCCCCGCGACGCATGCTACGTCTCGGGCTCATTGTTCTGATCCTTTGCCTTTTCGGGACATGGTCCGGCGGGTCACGCTGCCCGGGAGGGCGCGTGTAGCGGCAGGGGGCACCTCAGATCGCACCCGCACAGTATGCGAGTACGTTACGACAGTAAATTCGCTCGGACCCTGGTGATGGCCCCGTGAGCTGGTCGCACTGCTGACTTCCTCTGGGCTACGAGCCAGTACCGAGAACGTAGTGGCGTCCGCAGGCGCAGTGGTGCACGCCGTCGGTGCGGCGCTCGGCCAGAATCGCGACCGGGTCGCTGGGGAGCCTCGGCTCATCGAACTGGACGTCCAGCGGGCATCATCCGCCTGGTGACCCCTGCCGATCAGCCGCCCGCGAACGGCGGCAGCACGTCCACCTGCCCCGTCGCCGGACGAGTGAGATCCCTAGTGAGATCGGAATCGACGAGGAACGCCGCGACGTCGAGAATCCGCGCCATTCGATCGCCGTAGCGGTCGATCAGCACAGCCTTGAGCGCGCCCAGATCCGCATCCGGTCGCAGCAACAGTGACTCCTCGGTACAGCCGGCGGCGTCCGCCGCGGCCGCGAAGTACCGCACCTGAACACCCACGGACGACACAGCCGCTTCATCCACCGATCGCTCCCATACTGCGTTGTGGGGGAATGAATCCCGCCGCGTTGATGCCGTGCCCGGCCCACTTGCCCCACATCGCCGCGCGCCACAGCAACGCGAGGTCCTCGTCCGTGGCACCGGATCGCAGCGCATCGCGCAGATCGACCTCCTGGTCACTGAACAGGCATGACCGGACCGTGCCCTCCGCGGTGAGCCGGGTGCGGTCGCAGTCCTCGCAGAACGGGCGGGTCACCGAGCCGATGATCCCGACGGTGGCCGGACCCCCGTTCACCAGCCATTCCTCTGCCGGGGAGGACGGATCCTCGCGGCCGATCTCCTCGAGCGCGAACCGGGCCCCGAGCACGTTCAGCAGGGCCTGCGCGCCGACCATGTTCTCCCTGGCCCACTCGTGGTCGGCATCCAGCGGCATCTGCTCGATGAACCGCAACGCACATCCCGCCGCGAGACACCATTCGAGCAACTCTGCTGCACCACTGAGGGTTTCGGACATCAATACGGCATTGATCTTCATCGGGGCGAGTCCGGCCTGCTGCGCGGCGCGGATCCCGGTGAGCACGGAGGGCAACCGATCTCGGCGGGTGAGCTCCGCGAAGTGTGCACGGTCGACGGTGTCCAGCGAGACGTTCACCCGGGTGAGTCCAGCGCGTGCCAGCGCGTCGGCACGATGCTCGAGGCCGACCGCGTTGGTGGTCATCGCCAGGGGGATCCCGGGCACTCGCTCGGCACAGCCGGCGACTATGTCCTCGAGGTCGCGGCGCATCAACGGCTCGCCGCCGGTGAACCGCACCTCCCGCACCCCGAGACGATGCACGGCGACGCCCACCAGCCGGACGATCTCGTCGGTGGTGAGCAACTGTGTCCGAGGGACTGCGG
Protein-coding sequences here:
- the nadE gene encoding ammonia-dependent NAD(+) synthetase, translated to MANLRARIIEDLGVRPIVDPASEIRDRVQFIKDYLRSTPAQGLVLGISGGQDSTLAGRLSQLAAEELRAEGHSAEFITVRLPYGTQFDEEDAQVALKFIAPDRSLTVNVKPGADATIAEASQAMRGLLGDGGLLRDFVRGNIKARERMMIQYAIAGELGYLVVGTDHAAEALTGFFTKFGDGGVDLTPLTGLTKRQGAALLRELGAPDSTWRKVPTADLEDNRPSLPDEVALGVTYTEIDDYLEGKTVTAEIAEKLERMYLNTRHKRTVPVTPLDTWWREN
- a CDS encoding leucine-rich repeat domain-containing protein, giving the protein MSPRRSMRRGAAGVLAAVNAQLGRPISTPLESEAIARTAFLELDQLPAADLAPLSELSNLTELRLHGEAVIDLRPLSTLTALQRLDLRWSPVRELSPLAGLHGLTHLYLSGTEVNDVSPLASLTGLEFLDLRWTPLRDVDPLGGLSGLTCLKLAGTEVVDVAALAGLTGLTWLDLEGTSITDVSPLAGLPHLRMLELSGSHVTDVSSLHGMANLTVIDG
- a CDS encoding MoaD/ThiS family protein, which translates into the protein MDEAAVSSVGVQVRYFAAAADAAGCTEESLLLRPDADLGALKAVLIDRYGDRMARILDVAAFLVDSDLTRDLTRPATGQVDVLPPFAGG
- the moaA gene encoding GTP 3',8-cyclase MoaA, with the protein product MTVVRTGTVVDVGIPAVRTAPDVAGRPDVPELVDSFGRVARDLRVSITEKCSLRCTYCMPAEGLPAVPRTQLLTTDEIVRLVGVAVHRLGVREVRFTGGEPLMRRDLEDIVAGCAERVPGIPLAMTTNAVGLEHRADALARAGLTRVNVSLDTVDRAHFAELTRRDRLPSVLTGIRAAQQAGLAPMKINAVLMSETLSGAAELLEWCLAAGCALRFIEQMPLDADHEWARENMVGAQALLNVLGARFALEEIGREDPSSPAEEWLVNGGPATVGIIGSVTRPFCEDCDRTRLTAEGTVRSCLFSDQEVDLRDALRSGATDEDLALLWRAAMWGKWAGHGINAAGFIPPQRSMGAIGG